One region of Bradyrhizobium betae genomic DNA includes:
- a CDS encoding DUF2798 domain-containing protein, whose protein sequence is MIAVRKLPARYAPIVMPFVLSILMTAVVSVISTLRSLGATPAFLATWPGAWTLSWLVAFPTLLMVLPLVRRIVACVVASPSQPGR, encoded by the coding sequence ATGATTGCGGTTCGCAAACTGCCGGCGCGCTACGCGCCGATCGTGATGCCATTTGTGCTGTCCATCCTCATGACGGCCGTGGTGTCGGTCATTTCCACGCTTCGGAGCCTCGGCGCAACGCCGGCGTTCCTGGCCACTTGGCCGGGCGCTTGGACGCTGTCATGGCTCGTCGCTTTTCCAACCCTGCTGATGGTGCTACCACTGGTCCGTCGGATCGTCGCCTGCGTCGTCGCCTCCCCGTCTCAGCCAGGGCGATAG
- a CDS encoding chloride channel protein produces the protein MLVRLRHIVDGKGSNRVMVRLRALLRSNEFYLIPLALVIGTLAGAIVTLMAEIAQIAHMVIYGIPVDVRLSANARVSPWAALIAPALGGLSLGVMEWWRRRLKISNAVDPIEANALRGGNLSMRDSVVVSSQTLISNGCGASVGLEAGYTQIGSGIASLFGKFFNLRRNDLRLIVGCGAAAAIAAAFGAPITGAFYACELIVGVYSVGSAAPILAASLAGALTAQWLGGAPYSLEIPKVSAVGVEQYLALIGLALVTSGVGIAVMRSSSMFERLFAWLPVWLRPAIGGLVVGGFAIVTPQVLAAGHGAMVLDLFHDMTIGLIALIIALKVTACLISLASGFRGGLFFASLFVGSLIGKFFAAVLLLISPNFVIDPLVAMLTGMATLGVAIVGGPLTMSFLVLEMTRNVDVTAVVLAGCIVTSICVRFMFGHSFSTWRLHLRGETIRSANDVGWLRNLTVERLMRSDVGKVPSTTTIAAVRREFALGSRPGIVIVNNADEYVGLVLLPDLFSGDLDSIADDIQVIELARLTEIVLIPEMNVKSAMAVFDEAEAEMLAVVDSTDSRKVVGFLTETFARRRYVEEIDKATRGVLGALS, from the coding sequence GTGTTGGTGCGCCTCAGGCATATCGTCGACGGCAAGGGATCGAACCGCGTCATGGTTCGGCTGCGCGCGCTTCTGCGCAGCAACGAGTTCTACCTGATCCCGCTGGCGCTCGTGATCGGCACGCTGGCCGGCGCCATCGTGACGCTGATGGCCGAGATCGCGCAGATCGCCCACATGGTGATCTACGGCATTCCCGTCGACGTGCGCCTGTCGGCCAATGCCCGTGTGAGTCCCTGGGCGGCGCTGATTGCGCCCGCGCTCGGCGGTCTCTCGCTTGGCGTCATGGAATGGTGGCGGCGGCGGCTGAAGATATCGAACGCGGTCGACCCGATCGAAGCCAACGCGTTGCGCGGCGGCAATCTGTCGATGCGCGACAGCGTGGTGGTGTCGAGCCAGACGCTGATCTCCAACGGTTGCGGTGCCTCGGTCGGCCTCGAGGCCGGCTATACCCAGATCGGTTCGGGCATCGCCTCGCTGTTCGGCAAGTTCTTCAATCTGCGCCGCAACGATCTGCGCCTGATCGTCGGCTGCGGCGCAGCCGCCGCGATCGCCGCAGCCTTCGGTGCGCCGATCACCGGCGCCTTCTACGCCTGCGAGCTGATCGTCGGCGTCTATTCGGTCGGCAGCGCCGCGCCGATCCTGGCCGCCTCGCTCGCGGGCGCGCTGACCGCGCAATGGCTTGGCGGCGCGCCATATTCCCTTGAGATACCCAAGGTCAGCGCTGTCGGCGTCGAGCAATATCTGGCGCTGATCGGGCTCGCGCTCGTCACCAGCGGCGTCGGCATCGCCGTGATGCGGTCGTCCTCGATGTTCGAACGGCTGTTCGCCTGGCTGCCGGTCTGGCTGCGCCCGGCGATCGGCGGCCTCGTCGTCGGCGGCTTTGCCATTGTCACGCCGCAGGTGCTGGCGGCCGGCCATGGCGCCATGGTGCTCGATCTGTTTCACGACATGACGATCGGCCTCATTGCGCTGATCATCGCCCTGAAGGTGACGGCCTGCCTGATCTCGCTCGCCTCGGGATTTCGCGGCGGTCTGTTCTTCGCCTCGCTGTTCGTCGGCAGCCTGATCGGAAAGTTCTTTGCCGCGGTGCTGTTGCTGATCAGCCCGAACTTCGTCATCGATCCGCTGGTCGCGATGCTGACGGGCATGGCGACGCTCGGCGTCGCCATCGTCGGCGGCCCGCTGACCATGTCGTTCCTCGTGCTCGAGATGACCCGCAATGTCGATGTCACCGCCGTGGTGCTGGCGGGCTGCATCGTCACCTCGATCTGCGTCCGCTTTATGTTCGGCCATTCCTTCTCGACCTGGCGCCTGCATCTGCGCGGCGAGACCATCCGCAGCGCCAACGACGTCGGCTGGCTGCGCAACCTCACCGTCGAGCGGCTGATGCGCTCCGACGTCGGCAAGGTGCCGTCGACCACGACGATCGCCGCGGTCCGCCGCGAATTCGCGCTGGGCTCGCGGCCCGGAATCGTGATCGTCAACAATGCCGACGAATATGTCGGTCTCGTCCTGCTGCCCGACCTGTTCTCCGGCGATCTCGACAGCATCGCCGACGATATCCAGGTGATCGAGCTCGCCCGCCTGACCGAGATCGTGCTGATCCCGGAGATGAACGTGAAGTCGGCGATGGCGGTGTTCGACGAGGCGGAAGCCGAGATGCTGGCGGTGGTCGATTCCACCGACAGCCGCAAGGTCGTCGGCTTCCTCACCGAGACCTTCGCCCGCCGCCGCTACGTCGAGGAGATCGACAAGGCCACGCGCGGCGTGCTGGGGGCGCTGTCCTGA
- a CDS encoding class II aldolase/adducin family protein yields the protein MSMTADELAKRQAIIDACRRMNALGINQGTSGNISVRHADGLLVTPTSVPYEAMTPDQIVFMTMDGAHTLGQKPSSEWRFHRDILQSRADVDAVVHAHPTYCTILAIMGMEIPPVHYMIAAAGGDSIRCAPYATFGTAELSGHAVRALQGRLACLLDHHGMIAIGRTLDKAMWLAVEVETLARQYHGCLQIGTPPLLPSDEIERVRQRMAGYGLSEG from the coding sequence ATGTCGATGACAGCGGACGAACTCGCAAAGAGACAGGCCATCATCGACGCCTGCCGCCGCATGAACGCGCTCGGCATCAACCAGGGCACATCAGGCAATATCAGCGTCCGGCATGCGGACGGGCTGCTGGTCACGCCCACCAGCGTGCCCTATGAGGCCATGACGCCCGACCAGATCGTGTTCATGACCATGGACGGCGCGCATACGCTCGGTCAGAAGCCGTCGAGCGAATGGCGCTTCCATCGCGACATCCTGCAGTCGCGCGCCGACGTCGACGCCGTCGTTCATGCCCATCCGACCTATTGCACCATCCTGGCGATCATGGGCATGGAAATTCCGCCCGTGCACTACATGATCGCGGCCGCGGGCGGCGACAGCATCCGCTGCGCGCCCTACGCGACCTTCGGCACGGCCGAGCTGTCCGGGCACGCGGTGCGGGCGCTGCAGGGGCGGCTTGCCTGCCTGCTCGACCACCACGGCATGATCGCGATCGGCAGGACGCTCGACAAGGCGATGTGGCTCGCCGTCGAGGTCGAGACGCTGGCGCGGCAATATCATGGCTGTCTCCAGATCGGGACGCCGCCGCTGCTTCCCAGTGACGAGATCGAACGGGTCCGCCAGCGCATGGCCGGCTACGGCCTGTCGGAAGGGTAG